A segment of the Asinibacterium sp. OR53 genome:
GGTTTGCGATGATCGCGCGCATATTGACCGGAATTTTAGAAACCGGGTTGGCAATTTTCTCTGCCAGAATACTATCGCTCCCTTTGGTATTGATGGCTGCCGCTTTATCAATTTTTTCCTTCTTTTCCAGGGGGCTATTACTGCTTTGTCTCATAAGATATATACCATCTATATAAGCCGCATTGGTGAAACCGCCGGAACGCAAAAGTAGTTGCCCGATTTTTTCCGTTTTGAGCCTGATGGTATACTCTCCGGGATAGAGTACTTCCCCTTTGATGGTGATCTTTTTCTGTTCAGCATATCCCGGAGTCCTTCTTACCGTTACAATATCGTATGGCTGTAAAAGATATTTGAACCGGCGCATCACAAGGTCTTTTTCTGCACCGGTATTCAATATTTCCGCAAGGGAATCTGACACGGTTTTACCGTTCTCATTCCTGATCCGTCTGGCTATCTCAATACGGTAATTAGCAGCCGCATTGGTGAATCCCCCGGCTTCAAAGATCAGGTCTTTCAGTCCAAGGTTCTCCCGATACATGAACTGACCGGGTTTCCGCACTTCGCCATTGATGGTGACCACAGACTCGTCTTTCAGGTCAAAAACAGATGCGATTTGAACAATATCTTCCCTCTTCAATACAATATCTGTATCGCCATTCACAACATCCTTCACGCTGAAAGAAATGTTCTGTATGCTCATATCATCTTTTGTTCTGGTCAGTAACCCTCTTTCCAGGAATGCATCCTGTTTTAGCCCGTCTGATTTTGTGATCAATCCGCTGATCGTAAGACCACTGGTCAATTCATATTGACCTTCGCGATAAACAGCCCCCTTGATTTGCACCCTGTTTTCATATCTGTCCAGTATCCCATTAACCAGAAACTCATCGCCTTTTTGTGGTATATAGCCGGCGAATGCAGCATTTGCCAGGTCTTTTACCTTCCGTTGTGTGGCAGTTAATGATGTCACCTTGATGCTTGCCGTATAAGCCTGTTCAGTAAATCCGCCCGCGCATTCAATCAAGCGCATTGTATTTTCATTCTCCAGCATTTCATAGGTTCCAGGACGCTTGATCTGTCCCGTTATGGTAACCCTCTTTTTATATACAGGGATATTGATCACATCTCCTTCTTTCAATAATACATTGTCTTTCACATAGCCCATCATAAGAAACTCATACAAATCGATTGTACGATAAACCTTACCTCCCCTGATCAAAGTGATTTCGCGATAAGAACCAATATTATTGTCGGGACCGCCTGCCAGGTACAAGGCGTTAAAAAGCGTGGTGAGAGAAGATATGGTATACAGGCCCGGCTTTGCTGCTCCCAGGATCGTTACACGGATACTTTTAATTTTGCCCAGTGTTACACTCAAATGGGTTGACCCGCTTTTGATAGAATGATACACTGTGCCCGACAATTTGGACTTAATCTGTGTGATGGCATCTTCGAGTGACAAGCCTGCAACATGCACTTGTCCAACCTGCGGTATGGTAATCATCCCTTCCGGCTGTACCAATAAATGAAAACTGGCTTCCTGTACACCATAGATATTCAACAGCAGTTCGTCATCCGGACCCAACACATAATTCATTGGCGTCGCAATACGCAGGTTAGGTTCAAAAGAAAGGGAAGCGGTAGTGAAAAGTTGCGAACCGAATACCGAGACCTTGGCCTGTGCGGTTTTTTCAACGGTTTTATATTCATTGAGCTCAGACGTCGTCCTCACATTATTAGTAACTCCAACCGTCGGATCTGCACGATTGGCTGCTTCGGTATGGGTCAGGCGCTCCCGCAATTTGATGATCTCTGTTTGCGGCATCCTTTTAGCAGCCGCCATCTGTTCTGCCTGTGAAATGGTGAGCCCGGAAGATTTCAATTGTTGTTGCAGTTTGGCAATATCGGCATCTGAAAGCTGGTCTACTTTAACAGCGCTCAGATCTCCCGATTTCAACAGGTCCTGCCCATTAACGGTAAAGAACAACGCACAGACCATAACACAGGAAATAACCAACCTTCTCAAAAAGCACATAAATAAGATTTTGCAGGGTTTAGGACTGAATCAATAAATGAAAAACTCAGTATAGGTTTTCAGAGGGCAAGGAAGTTCGGCGCAAATTCTGACAAATTCTTTCAATGAGAAAATTATAGGCATTAAGAAGTGATTAAGTCTGCCTTATCCAATAAATAAGCATATAAAATCGTCTAAATGCAAATAACAGATCAGTAGATAAGCTGCTGCCATCCCCGTTCTTACAAATTGACAATATTCTTAACAGCTAATTCGTTATTTTTATGACAAGCAATCGTTCCAAACATGGTATCAAAAATTTCAGAAGGGGTAGAGATTAGTGTAGAGACCTTTTACCAGGCCGATTACAGCAATCCATTGAACAGCGAATACATGTTTGCTTACCGGATCACCATTGAGAACCACAACAACTTTACCGTTAAACTTTTGCGCCGCCACTGGTTCATATTCGACAGCAATGGCGAGCACCGCGAGGTGGAAGGGGAAGGCGTGGTGGGTGTTCAGCCTGTGCTAAAACCCGGAGAGAATTACCAATATGTTAGCGGCTGCAATCTCAGAACCGAAATGGGTAAGATGCATGGCACTTATCAAATGCAGAATGAACACAGCAAGGAGCTCTTCTCTGTAAATATTCCTTCTTTTGATATGATTGTGCCCGCTAAAATGAACTAATCCTCGTCATCACTTCGTTCGCTCAGGGTGACGATCATAATTATTATCTCGGCTTGTACTTCGCTTCTTCAAATAATTTTGCTGCCGGCATTTTCATCAAGGTGTCCAGTGAAGTTCTTTCATGCGCATCCATCCATTTGTCTACGATCTGCCTGCCCACAAACTGACCGATATTCCCTGGTGATGACTCACCCAGTGCTGCCGTATTGGGCGCATCTGTGAGGTAATCGCGTGCCGTATTCGGATCATTGCTGAATAGCAAATCGTTTTGTACAAAAAAGCTCCATACCTGCTGCTCATTATGCCGGCAAAAAGTAAGCTGTTGCGCTGTATAACCGGTTCTGATGCTATCGGGCAGTTCAGGTAGCAGCTTTTCCAGCAGGTACTGTCTTTTGCCGGATTCTATCATCTGCTCTATCAAAGGTTTTCCACTGCTTTGATCCGGATACATATCGTCTACGATATTCCTGATGCAGTTCACCGTAATATATTGTGGCTCGAAGCGCCGCGAAACAAAGGCAGGGTAAAGCGCCTGGCCCTGTTCATCCTGGTACAAAGGATAATCTTTACCCATATACAACTGCAGCCCTACGGCCAACGCATCTTTTGTAATGATATTGCCGTAACTGTTGATAGGCCCGATGAAAGTAATCAACCGGGTGGGTAGTTTATAAGAAGGAAAATAATAATGCAGGAATTGCAGCCCCCTTTTCAGGGAGTTTTCAACCGGACTGAAATCGGCATATTTTTTTGCCGATGCCTGGGCCAGGCTCTGGTAAGTACGGATGAAGCGTGGCACATCTTTGAATGCACTGTCGGGCGTTGTTCCCAGTATATTGAACAGGAAGTCCTGCGTAAAGCCGGGGTATCTTTCGGCCAGTTGTTGCAGTGACCGGTTGAGGTGACTGGTATCCAGCGTGAAGAAAGGGATTTCAAATCGTTGTACCTCCAGGTTGATCCTGATTCCAGAAACATCGGGTGTTGACCTGTGGCTCCTGCAGGCCACAGCCACCAATAATATCCATCCAATCCATACTGATTTCCGCATGCCGAAAACTTTGAGCAAAGATGCACGAACGGGAGAAAAAAATATGCTAAAAGTTCAGGAACTTTGCACCATGAAAATTTGCCTGGCACAACAGAATTACCATATCGGGAATTTCGAATACAATATTGCTAAGATCATAGAAGCCATTGAGGCCGCCAAGAAACAGGGAGCCGATCTCATCCTCTTCACCGAAATGTGCGTTTGCGGTTATCCGGCCAGGGACTTTGTAGAATTCAACGATTTCATCAACAAATCGTATGCAGCCATCGATGTCATCAAACAACACGCCGATACCATTGGCGTATTGGTGGGCGGTCCGGCCAGGAATACCACACACAAAGGCAAGAGCCTCTTCAACGCTGCTTTTTTCCTGTATGAACAGGAAGTAAAAGCCGAGATACACAAGACATTGCTGCCTACTTATGATGTGTTCGATGAGTACCGTTATTTTGAACCCTCGTACGAATGGAAGGTGATCCCTTTCAAAGGAAAAAAACTGGCCGTAACCATTTGTGAAGATATCTGGAACCTCGGCGATAACCCCTTGTACCGCATCTGTCCGATGGACGAGCTGGTCAAACAGGGGCCTGATCTCATGCTCAACCTCAGCGCTTCGCCCTTTGATTATACACACGATGAAGACCGCAAGGCGGTGATCAAATCGAATGTGCTCAAGTACAAGCTACCCATGTTTTACTGCAATGCAGTGGGCAGTCAGACCGAAGTAGTATTCGATGGCGCTTCTCTTATTTTCGATAAACAGGGTAACCTGTGCAAAGCATTGCCGATGTTTGAGGAAGCTATTGAAACCGTTGTACTGAATGATGATGGCAGCCTCGATGCCCCCATCCTGGAACCTGCCAGCCGCGTTCCCGACAAAGAACTCAACCCCGCTACGCTGGAACCTGAACTGAATATTGCACAGGTATATGATGCGCTCATACTGGGTATACGCGATTATTTTGGCAAGATGGGTTTCTCCAAGGCTATCCTGGGATCTTCGGGTGGTATTGACTCTGCCGTTACGCTCGCACTGGCCTGCGATGCCCTCGGAGCAGAAAACGTACGCGCCATTCTCATGCCATCACCCTATTCTACTGAACATTCCGTGGATGATGCTGTGCAATTGAGTAAAAACCTGCGCAATCCTTACGATATCATACGCATTGATGAAGTGTTCCAGGCGTTTACCCATACACTGAAACCCATTTTCAAAGACCTGCCGTTCTCATTGGCTGAAGAAAACATGCAGAGCCGCAGCCGTGGTAACCTGCTCATGGCCATTGCCAACAAGTTCGGTTATATCTTATTGAACACATCCAACAAAAGTGAACTGGCAACAGGTTATGGTACATTGTATGGCGATATGGCCGGCGGGTTGGGTGTACTGGGCGACTGCTACAAACTACAAGTCTATGCCCTGGCACATTACATCAACCGGAACAAGGAAATCATTCCGCAAAACATCATTACAAAAGCGCCCAGCGCCGAACTGAGACCCAACCAGAAAGACAGCGATAGCTTGCCCGATTATGCAGTGCTCGACCAGGTATTGTATCAATACATAGAAAGAAGAATGGGCCCTTCCGAGATCAAAGACATGGGATTCGACCAGGTATTGGTTGACCGTACACTGAAAATGGTCAATTCAAACGAATACAAGCGCAATCAGTTTTGTCCTATCATTCGTGTATCGCCCAAGGCCTTTGGTGTAGGCAGAAGAGTGCCCATCGTAGGTAAATACCTGAACTGATCATTCGTGTATCACCATCAATGGTATGATGCTGTGGAATGCCAGCATGCGTGTATGACTTTTATGGAACAGTCCTTCAAACCAGCCATGTTTTTTAGGAATGGTAATCACAATCTGTGAATGCTTTTCCTTTACAAATGCGTTGATGGCATCGGTAAAATCGGGATTGTCTACGAAGAAATAATGCGGGCGGCATCCTTCCAGCAGGGTATCCAGCATGAGGCTCTCATAAGTAAATGTATCGTCGTATTCTTTGTTGTGGTATACATTGAGTACAGACAAGCGGGCGCCTGTAGCGCTCAACAGGCTTTTGATGGATCCTACCGGTGTGGTCTCCACCACTTTTTTATAATCACAGGCAAAAAGCACTTCCTGAATGGGAACAAATGAAGCCTGTGCAGGAACTATGATCACGGGATAGGTACTGTGTCTGGCAACACTTACCGCATTGCTGCCAATCAGGGTCTCTTCCACTCCTCCCGCCCCGCTGATACCCATTACAATGAGATCGGCACCGGTTTCCTGGCAAACACTATCGAGCCCTTCGGAAAGCACATTGAAAGCACTGAAAGTTTCGAGGCTGATGGTACCCGCCGCTTCTTTTAACTGTGACCTGAAACGATCCAACGCTTCTTCACTGTTCTTTTTCAGTTCATCGATATCGAACAATTGAACCGTAGGCATCATGGGATCGATCGTAACGGGCGACTGGTAAGCATTGTACAATACCACGCTTTTAACGCCTACTTGTTTGGCTAAACCCAACGCATACAGCGCGGCATTGGTTGCCGTTGCTGAAAAGTCAGTGGGGATGAGAATCTTATTCATACTACAGGTTTTCAATAATACCCGCAATACCCTGGCCTCCTCCTACACAAGCCGTTACCATGCCGTATTTCTTTTTGAGGCGCTTCATATCATTCAAAAGTTGCACAGTGAGTTTGCAACCGGTACAGCCTAAAGGATGTCCCAATGCAATAGCTCCCCCGTTGATGTTTACGATATCGGGGTTCAGTCCCAGTTCCCGGATCACCGCCAACGATTGTGAAGCAAATGCTTCATTCAACTCTATCAACTCAATATCGTTCAGGCTCATGCCTGCCTGTTTCAACACTTTGGGTACTGCCGCTACAGGACCAATGCCCATGATGCGCGGGTGCACGCCGGCCGATGCACAATTCACCAGGCGGCCCAATGGTTTCAGTCCCAGTTCCATCATCATCTTCTCACCCATGACAATAGCAAAAGCCGCACCATCGCTGGTCTGGGAAGAATTACCGGCCGTTACACTGCCTCCCAATGCAAAAGCAGGCTTGAGTTTGGCCAGCACCTCCATATTGGTATCTGCACGAACCCCTTCATCGGTATCCACTGTATAAGAACGAACTGCTTTTTTACCTTTCTCATTCAGGTAAGTTTCTTCAACCGTAATGGGTAATATCCCTGTTTTAAAATAGCCTTCCTGTATGGCATGCATGGCTTTCTGGTGAGACCTGAAAGCAAAGGCATCCTGATCTTCCCGGCTTACTTTAAATTCTTTCGCTACAGCTTCTGCCGTCAATCCCATACTAAGATAATAATCGGGTTCCTCTTTCGCAATGGAATAGGCCGGTACTGTTTTCCAGCCGGCTGTTGGAACGAGGCTCATACTTTCCGTACCGCCCGCCACAATGCAATCTGCCATACCTATTCTGATCTTGGCAGTAGCAATGGCAATGCTTTCCAGTCCACTGGCGCAATACCGGTTGATGGTAAAGCCGGCTGTATCGATACCCAGCGCCCGCGCTGCAATGATCCTGCCAACCTGCAATCCCTGCTCGGCTTCCGGCACTGCATTACCTACGATCACATCATCTACCCTTTTGGCTTCCAACTGCGGTACAGATGCCATCAATCCTTTGATCACATCCACGGCCAGGTCATCCGGACGGTAGAAACGAAATCCTCCTTTCTTACTCTTGGTAACCGCTGTACGGTATCCGGCAACTATATATGCTTCCTGCATGATCGATTTTTTTCTCTACCAAATATACGCTTTTCTGCATAAAGTTGTTTATGCAACTAAATCCTTGTTTTCTGTCTTATCTTCGCCGCATGAGTCTTTATCCTCTTATCCGTGAACTGTTGTTCCGCTTTCCACCTGAAAATGTGCACTATTTCTCCATGAACCTGTTGCAGGGCGCCTGCCGGGTGAACTTACTTAAAGAGATGATAGAGAAGCAGTTCAGTGTATCTGATGCACGGCTAAAACGGGAGTTATTCGGACTTACATTTCCGAACCCGGTGGGATTGGGCGCAGGCTTTGATAAAAATGCCTTGTACCTCGATGAGCTGGAAGCATTAGGATTCGGGTTCGCTGAAATTGGTACGGTAACGCCCTTGGGCCAGCCGGGTAATGACAAGCCCAGGTTATTCAGGTTGCCGGCCGACCAGGCATTGATCAACAGGATGGGATTCAACAATGACGGGGTGGCTGCTGTAGCAGCAAGATTGAAAAAAAGAAAAGAACGTTCGGCTGCATCAGCGTTGATCGTTGGCGGCAATATTGGCAAGAACAAGATCACCAGCAATGAAGATGCCTGGAAAGATTACCACACTTGTTTCGATGTGCTGTTCGACTGCGTGGATTATTTTGTGGTGAACGTGAGCTCGCCCAATACACCCGGACTGCGCGAATTGCAGGAAAAAGATTCCTTGAAAAAAATATTGGGCAACCTGCAAAACAATAACCAGGGCCGTCAACATCCCAAGCCTTTGTTACTGAAGATCGCTCCCGATCTCACGAAAGAACAATTGGATGATATTGTTTCCCTTGCATTTGAAGTGCGGCTGAGCGGACTGGTAGCTACCAACACTACCATCAGCAGGGAAGGTCTTCGCACCAGCGATACGCGCATTACAGCAATCGGTGCAGGTGGATTAAGTGGCCGCCCCGTAAGAGAAAGAGCGACCGAAATAGTACAATACCTTTCAAAACAAACCAACGGCAATATTCCTATCATCGCCAGCGGCGGGATTTTTACCGGCGCCGATGCAGCAGAGAAATTATCGGCCGGCGCTTCACTGGTACAGGTATGGACCGGTTTTATTTATGAAGGCCCCTCTATTGTGAAACGTATCTGTACCCATCTGCTGGACTCCTGATGCATCTGTAATAACAGTCTTATTGGCTTTATCTTTGTAGGGAACAGAGATGCTTATGCCACAACAAAAACTTTATAAAGCATTTGTCCATGCCTTTCATGGGTTGGGCAGTTTTTTCCGGAACGACAGGAATGGGAGGATACACTTCCTGGCAGCAATAGCAGTTATTATTGCCGGCATCATTTTTGGCTTATCGGCAGTTGAATGGTGCCTGGTTATGTTGTGTATTGCAGGCGTAACGGGATTTGAGATGCTGAACCATGCACTCGAAAAATTTTGTGATGCCGTTCATCTGCAAACGCATCCGCTCATTAAAATAGTGAAAGATGTAGCAGCCGCTGCCGTACTTTGGTGGGCCATCATCAGTGTGGTCATCGCGCTGTTTATTTTCTTACCTAAAATAATTGCCATCATATGAGTCTCAGGCTTTCCAGTCTCAGCCGAATGCTGTTGCTGTCGGTTTCATTTACGATGGCTTTGCTGGCATTCCGTATGTTCCGCACACACACGCTGGAATATGGCTTCTATGTATGGAATACCTTTTTGGCCGCCATACCTTATTTCTGCAGCAATCAACTGGTTCATTGCAAAAAAATGAATGGAGTAGCCATTTTGCTCCTGGCAGGATGGCTATTGTTCTTTCCCAATGCGCCTTATATCATTACCGACCTGTTTCACTATGAAGAAAAACCAAATTTTCCGGTGTGGTACGATCTTATACTGGTAACATCTGCCACCTGGAACGGCCTCATACTGGGCATCGTATCCCTGATGCGGGTAGAAGCATTTCTAAGCGATCACATGAAACAGGTATGGGTAAAACTCTGTGTATTTGCAAGCCTGTTCCTTTGTGGTTATGGCATTTTTATGGGCCGGTACCTTCGTTTCAACAGTTGGGATATTGTAAACAAACCAAAGGAATTGGCTTATTCATCTGCCGATCATATTCTGGCGCCACAGCATCACCTTAAATTATGGGTATTCACTTTTCTATTTGCCGTTTTATTGAGCCTGGTGTACTTCACATTAAAAAAACTACCCCGCCTATTACAGCAGGGCAGCTAAATATCCATCAATCTTATATCGATCAGAAATCAAATCCCAGTGAGAAATACCACATGGGTTTGCCTCTGAATACACCTTTCATCGGCCAGCCAGCATCGAGCTTCATGAAGTATCCCAGCAGGGTACTGCGTACACCAAAACCATAGCCGCCTGCAAAGGGACCCAGTCCGCCTGCATCGATGTGCACAACAGGTGAAGGGATCGGAAGGCCATTGGCATCGTAATTATAATACACTTCCGAAGGACGCTTGATGCCATTGTAATTTCCATTCCAGGCAGTTCCCAGATCAATAAACTGTGTAACCTGGAAATTACGCAGGAAAGCATTATTGATAGGCCTATTGATGAGTGTAGCAAATACCGGAAACCGCAATTCGCTGTTGATCACCACTGCATTGTTACCATTAGCCACGTTTTGCTGGTAGCCTCGCATATTCACGGCAAGTGATTGGTAAGCATAGGAAACATCGGGCGCCGGCTTGTTCTGGTCATTGAACTTGGGTCCTACCCATCCGTCTACACCACCCAGATAATAAATGATCTTCTGTCCACCCCATGAGAAATCTCCGGCTGCACGTGCAGCCCAGATAAAGTTCCGGTAGATCTTCAGGTAATGTCTC
Coding sequences within it:
- a CDS encoding diacylglycerol kinase family protein, with protein sequence MPQQKLYKAFVHAFHGLGSFFRNDRNGRIHFLAAIAVIIAGIIFGLSAVEWCLVMLCIAGVTGFEMLNHALEKFCDAVHLQTHPLIKIVKDVAAAAVLWWAIISVVIALFIFLPKIIAII
- the apaG gene encoding Co2+/Mg2+ efflux protein ApaG, whose protein sequence is MVSKISEGVEISVETFYQADYSNPLNSEYMFAYRITIENHNNFTVKLLRRHWFIFDSNGEHREVEGEGVVGVQPVLKPGENYQYVSGCNLRTEMGKMHGTYQMQNEHSKELFSVNIPSFDMIVPAKMN
- a CDS encoding quinone-dependent dihydroorotate dehydrogenase: MSLYPLIRELLFRFPPENVHYFSMNLLQGACRVNLLKEMIEKQFSVSDARLKRELFGLTFPNPVGLGAGFDKNALYLDELEALGFGFAEIGTVTPLGQPGNDKPRLFRLPADQALINRMGFNNDGVAAVAARLKKRKERSAASALIVGGNIGKNKITSNEDAWKDYHTCFDVLFDCVDYFVVNVSSPNTPGLRELQEKDSLKKILGNLQNNNQGRQHPKPLLLKIAPDLTKEQLDDIVSLAFEVRLSGLVATNTTISREGLRTSDTRITAIGAGGLSGRPVRERATEIVQYLSKQTNGNIPIIASGGIFTGADAAEKLSAGASLVQVWTGFIYEGPSIVKRICTHLLDS
- a CDS encoding DUF1361 domain-containing protein, whose amino-acid sequence is MSLRLSSLSRMLLLSVSFTMALLAFRMFRTHTLEYGFYVWNTFLAAIPYFCSNQLVHCKKMNGVAILLLAGWLLFFPNAPYIITDLFHYEEKPNFPVWYDLILVTSATWNGLILGIVSLMRVEAFLSDHMKQVWVKLCVFASLFLCGYGIFMGRYLRFNSWDIVNKPKELAYSSADHILAPQHHLKLWVFTFLFAVLLSLVYFTLKKLPRLLQQGS
- a CDS encoding NAD+ synthase; translated protein: MKICLAQQNYHIGNFEYNIAKIIEAIEAAKKQGADLILFTEMCVCGYPARDFVEFNDFINKSYAAIDVIKQHADTIGVLVGGPARNTTHKGKSLFNAAFFLYEQEVKAEIHKTLLPTYDVFDEYRYFEPSYEWKVIPFKGKKLAVTICEDIWNLGDNPLYRICPMDELVKQGPDLMLNLSASPFDYTHDEDRKAVIKSNVLKYKLPMFYCNAVGSQTEVVFDGASLIFDKQGNLCKALPMFEEAIETVVLNDDGSLDAPILEPASRVPDKELNPATLEPELNIAQVYDALILGIRDYFGKMGFSKAILGSSGGIDSAVTLALACDALGAENVRAILMPSPYSTEHSVDDAVQLSKNLRNPYDIIRIDEVFQAFTHTLKPIFKDLPFSLAEENMQSRSRGNLLMAIANKFGYILLNTSNKSELATGYGTLYGDMAGGLGVLGDCYKLQVYALAHYINRNKEIIPQNIITKAPSAELRPNQKDSDSLPDYAVLDQVLYQYIERRMGPSEIKDMGFDQVLVDRTLKMVNSNEYKRNQFCPIIRVSPKAFGVGRRVPIVGKYLN
- a CDS encoding acetyl-CoA C-acyltransferase; translated protein: MQEAYIVAGYRTAVTKSKKGGFRFYRPDDLAVDVIKGLMASVPQLEAKRVDDVIVGNAVPEAEQGLQVGRIIAARALGIDTAGFTINRYCASGLESIAIATAKIRIGMADCIVAGGTESMSLVPTAGWKTVPAYSIAKEEPDYYLSMGLTAEAVAKEFKVSREDQDAFAFRSHQKAMHAIQEGYFKTGILPITVEETYLNEKGKKAVRSYTVDTDEGVRADTNMEVLAKLKPAFALGGSVTAGNSSQTSDGAAFAIVMGEKMMMELGLKPLGRLVNCASAGVHPRIMGIGPVAAVPKVLKQAGMSLNDIELIELNEAFASQSLAVIRELGLNPDIVNINGGAIALGHPLGCTGCKLTVQLLNDMKRLKKKYGMVTACVGGGQGIAGIIENL
- a CDS encoding SLBB domain-containing protein encodes the protein MVCALFFTVNGQDLLKSGDLSAVKVDQLSDADIAKLQQQLKSSGLTISQAEQMAAAKRMPQTEIIKLRERLTHTEAANRADPTVGVTNNVRTTSELNEYKTVEKTAQAKVSVFGSQLFTTASLSFEPNLRIATPMNYVLGPDDELLLNIYGVQEASFHLLVQPEGMITIPQVGQVHVAGLSLEDAITQIKSKLSGTVYHSIKSGSTHLSVTLGKIKSIRVTILGAAKPGLYTISSLTTLFNALYLAGGPDNNIGSYREITLIRGGKVYRTIDLYEFLMMGYVKDNVLLKEGDVINIPVYKKRVTITGQIKRPGTYEMLENENTMRLIECAGGFTEQAYTASIKVTSLTATQRKVKDLANAAFAGYIPQKGDEFLVNGILDRYENRVQIKGAVYREGQYELTSGLTISGLITKSDGLKQDAFLERGLLTRTKDDMSIQNISFSVKDVVNGDTDIVLKREDIVQIASVFDLKDESVVTINGEVRKPGQFMYRENLGLKDLIFEAGGFTNAAANYRIEIARRIRNENGKTVSDSLAEILNTGAEKDLVMRRFKYLLQPYDIVTVRRTPGYAEQKKITIKGEVLYPGEYTIRLKTEKIGQLLLRSGGFTNAAYIDGIYLMRQSSNSPLEKKEKIDKAAAINTKGSDSILAEKIANPVSKIPVNMRAIIANPYSPDNLILTEGDEIVVPKINELVKITGEVYSPTEVKYQEGQSLRYYIDRAGGYNDFARRTKTYVVYANGQVAKTKMALWGLIRSYPKIRTGTEIFVPKIVKTEHKRLSTGEIVGLTSVIVSMAGVAVTLINSLNK
- a CDS encoding universal stress protein encodes the protein MNKILIPTDFSATATNAALYALGLAKQVGVKSVVLYNAYQSPVTIDPMMPTVQLFDIDELKKNSEEALDRFRSQLKEAAGTISLETFSAFNVLSEGLDSVCQETGADLIVMGISGAGGVEETLIGSNAVSVARHSTYPVIIVPAQASFVPIQEVLFACDYKKVVETTPVGSIKSLLSATGARLSVLNVYHNKEYDDTFTYESLMLDTLLEGCRPHYFFVDNPDFTDAINAFVKEKHSQIVITIPKKHGWFEGLFHKSHTRMLAFHSIIPLMVIHE